GGGTCGCCGACGTCGAGGCGGACCGCCCCGACCGGCGGATGAACGACGGCAAGCCCGACCCCTACGGCCGACTGGTCGCCGGGACGATGACCGTGGACGAACCGCGCCGCCCCGGACCGCTGTACCGGCTGGAGGCCGGCCCCGACGGCGCACCGCAGGCGGTGGTCCTGCGCGGGGGCATGCTCATCCCCAACGGCCTGGACTGGCCCGAGCCCGACCTGCTCTGGCACATCGACACCCCGACCCACCGCGTCGACCTCTACGCCTACCCGGAGCGGGGCCCGCTCGCGGACCCGATCCGCTCGCTGGACCTGTCCGAGCACAGCGGCTGCCCGGACGGCATGACCCTGGACGCCGAGGGCAACCTGTGGATCGCCTTCTGGGACGGCGGCGCGGTCCGCTGCTTCTCCCCGGAGGGCCGGCTGCTGGAGACGGTCGAGGTGCCGACGGCGCAGCCGAGCAGCTGCGCCTTCGGCGGACCGGACCTGGACACCCTCTACATCACCAGTGCGGGCGGCGGCCCCGGGGCGGCCGACCCGGAGGCGGGCGCGCTGTTCCGCTACCCCGCGCTGACCCTCGGCCGCCCCGCCCGCCGCTGGTCCGGGGCGGCCTGACGCGGCGTCGGTCCGCGCTGCGGCGCGGCGACGGCGCTCAGCCGGCCGGGCAGTCGGCCCAGTCCTTCACCAGCCCGGCCGGGATCTGCGCCGGGCAGCCGCCGGCCGGGGGGAAGACGTCGCTGCCCGTGTATCCCCAGCCGGTGGACCCG
The Streptacidiphilus albus JL83 genome window above contains:
- a CDS encoding SMP-30/gluconolactonase/LRE family protein; the protein is MPLEVADTARLSLGEGSLWDPEAQRLYWIGIEDRQLRWLDHATGGSHLVQLDTRPGTVALHRGERVVLSVAEGFAELDTATGALTRVADVEADRPDRRMNDGKPDPYGRLVAGTMTVDEPRRPGPLYRLEAGPDGAPQAVVLRGGMLIPNGLDWPEPDLLWHIDTPTHRVDLYAYPERGPLADPIRSLDLSEHSGCPDGMTLDAEGNLWIAFWDGGAVRCFSPEGRLLETVEVPTAQPSSCAFGGPDLDTLYITSAGGGPGAADPEAGALFRYPALTLGRPARRWSGAA